The DNA region atcacataatgtcttactaacataatgatttccaattgaataaagaatagtaaaactcccttgGTTTTTCAACTTTGGAGGCAATTTGTTCATCAACATTGTTGTGTacccttcagtgagagcaacAGTTTCAAATTCCCTTAATTGCCACTTCCTTGACAAGATATCCTTTATGAACTtaacataatttggcatttgctCTAatgcttccaccaatggtatgttaATATGAAGTTTTTTTAGGACAcccaaaaaaattttcaattgaaaATCTTGCTTAAACTTTGGGAATTGTTAAGGAAAATATGGTGGTGACCTTCTTTCAACTTGTTGCGGTTTCTTTGTCGTGGCATTCTTATTAGTAATACGAACTGATTTTACTTCAACATTTTCTTGTTTGACCTTATTAGTTGTAAACTACTTCACAAATGGTTTGGAATTCATTTCATGTGTAAAATCTGAGCTATCCTCTTAAATAGTAACATCATTAACAACTCTAGGTAACTGAGTTCCACTTCTGAGTGTAATGGCCTTGTACTTATCCTTCCCTTTAGATCTTGAATTTTTAATAACACTCAGAATGGTCTTTGCGATCTTAAACTTAATGCACTAGCAATCTGCCCTACTTGATTTTTCATAGCTCTTAATGATGCAGTTGGACTGTGTGCTAcaacatcattcttggccatgtatTCCTTCAATAGAGCTTCCatcaatgaagaagatgatacttAACTTTGTTGAACTTTTTGTCGTGGCATGAGTTGATTATATCCAAGTGATGCAAACATTACTAGAATCTCAATCCTTGATTACTCCAGCTAAAGTTGGGATATTGTTTCCACTCTGGATTATATGTATTGGAATATGgattattattttgattgaaatttCCCATGTAATATAAACAGGTACGGTtcgatgggcattcatcaaaaacatgttcttcccagtagtaaacacatgttAGCTCAGCTGCTTTTATTTCCTACACTGCAGTTGGCCTCTTCaatgttttaatcatattagctaGGGATGATACACGAGTTGTTAATGAGGTGATTGCATTAACCTCCATTACTCCGCAACTCTTCTGCTTGTATCTACTCTTGTAGTTGGATATTGATAATCGTTGTTAGCTATCCTTTCTAGAATTTCATATGCCTCTTTGTATGATTTATCTAGCAAAATGTCATTGACAGATGCATTAACTACCATCTTTGTATGTGCATTTAATCCATTGTAAAACATTTCCATCTATGTTCAATTTGGAAACCATGCATCGGGTATTATCTAAGTAAGTCTTTGAATCTCTCCCAAGCTTCATACAACGTCTCATCCTCGGATTGCCAAAAAGATGAATATCATTTCATAACTAGACATTCATGTTTGGGGGGTTGTATTACAACAAAAACCTTTCACAAAGTTCATTCCAAGATGCCATCGTTCTTGACAACAAAACATTTAACCATGCATTGGCATGATCTCGCAATGAATAAGGAAATAACTTGAGTCTCGGGGCATCTTTAGGAACACCATATTGCCTGAATGAATCATAGACCTCCAAAAAGAGTCTTAAGTGTATCTTCAGTTCTTTAGTAGGTAATCCACTAAACTTTCCTACTGTTTGtagcattttaaaaattattggtTTCAACTCGAAATGCTGAGCTTGAATTTGTGGCCTGACAATCCCGAGATTCAAATTATCCAAGATAAGCACTACATGTCCTCTGATGGGTCTATCTCTATCACTTATCACACGAGGAATATCAACATCCCTACCATTCAGAGATCCTTGCCATCTCTCGCAATTCTTTTCTCCTTCTCCTCAAGGTCCTCTCAATTTCATGATCAAAATAATACTTTTAATTCTCAGGAATACCTTTACCCATAAACTAGCAACAgacctaaaaaagaaaaaaaataactcAATGAgctaaaactaacaaaattaaatcaGTAATAACAAACCAAAGTTCACCAAATTACCGATCCCCTGGCAACAACGACAAAAACTTGTcgcgtgtgaaatgatatgcgaatatgcaagtgtacatgtcgaatcaagtaataaagtagtaagtaagATCATCTCCATAGGGATCGGTTAAGATTAATTTGGTTAAGTTATCATTATGAACTATATAAATCAGGGTATggcaagaaaaacaaaataacaaatttgTAAAGGATAATCACGTAtacaatattaaaatcaaataactaaCATAAAATGTTGTGGCAATTTAACGAGGCAAAGTTGAGAGGAAAAACACTATTGAATTGAAAGGTTGGTATTACATAGATTACATCCCTAAAACACATTAATGCCATGGCAAAGTTGTAACAATTTAGTAATTAGATTTTAGCTACAGTAGTCTGCTTCTTTCAAGAGTTAGACTTCAAGCTACCATTCTTAAGGCTTTGCATGTCTACAAGCTTTAAAAATGGTACCCAGTATTTTCTTTCCTACTCTGTATAGAGTGAAACTCTATGTCTAAAGTGCTACGAATATTCTTTCGAGTACTCACTTGTATCATTCAATCATAATCCAACTAATTTAGCctttttcagaattaaatcaagtttGTGAACATACcatccatgtaacaccccaaacccggcccggatGTTATGGTCGGATCTGGCActtcacattgaagtgttttagcgaaaaccttgttttcattgaaaacccttcctaaaaaaaatatgaaaccttaataaactgATTAAACTCTCTTTTCAGTCACAAAAACTTGCCTATAACATAAGATTTTATGAAAACCTGTCATCTTAAAAtctagttgcggaaacgtagaaaacatacaaTGATTTAGGAAATCTATGTTCAatttctcgtaattacaatgcagaaaaataatgatccaaataataacaaaatggaagCCTTATTACATTTCGGTCTCAAAagtacttaataaaatagaaacttatatgcttttaaaagaAAGACAAGTCCAAGTTGTCTTGGTAGCTAGCCACCCAgtgtccctccaaacatcgaaccttctactgagcatcacctgaaaataaaataaaagagggggtgagttttcgtaaactcagtgtgtagcaCCCTCGACGAGTAACAATCATTCAATATTCACCATATACtgaacatgcaatgcaatgcagtgcaatcccatcccaataatccatccgctacacaccagttCCGTCCCtcgatacacatcatgtggggatataaatatcgacccacccaaccgatacacatccatggtagcccggttgcggaactaccttcatttatacATTGGACTTAAAAGCCATCGGTGCATCCATGATTGTCAAGTAACCATGagatcctcatatacttcttcTACTCCATATTTCCCAACCCATATgtaacctaagcagaatatcatccGTATGCAGCAAATATGCCTATCATATCCATAAAACCTACATTCAACACAtagaggtattttggtcatcttcacCCTTACGGGCATTATGTGATTTTCGCattattacggttttcacttaccttggcccattaacaaatcccgtgagctaagatgaacgaatactatgcaccaggtaggattccagataagaggaggtgagtcattaagaccgcttaagtaccaatctctccctagatccaatcctagacatgcatatacccgttgccacaccttaaccctttgacttgtccacggtcgcaatatattaattaagtcttatttggatatcatatactaggcccaaaaccccttacaaagcccaaacaatttcacatacctgtatctagcacattaagcccaatcatattcatatgactcattaggcccaaatcacctgtatatggcctactaggcccaaatcacatttatatggcccgttaggcccagtcacattcataatcatgctcacatacaagttcctatcacatagcatcaacattcagtttttgcctattatgggcccaacagcccatcagacctatttagcccattccgacccatatggccaaatcacaacccaagtccacggaatcgcccgtgggcctcaggcaacctatcggtcTCCCCCTTATGAGTTTTTGAGCACTCACAAGACTatgtagccaaactttcagcttttcggcattttgacttttcggcatttcggcgtTTGCtgatacataatgtgtgtgcagtgtatgtacacacctagtaagcaagcattctgcgattcccttagtccaaacctacaaacgatatcacccttccattaatcacATGCTTAATCCATATCCTTACTAAAACCAAAACCTCACATTAACCTTACCTTACGCGATCAGCCCTTTCTTAAATcgctaaccacgatcaactcctagatcaaaACCGCAAACACCTAAAGAGAAACTTGGCAGAGACCTAAGATCCGAGATCTGATACTAATTCCACTAGATTtggtcaaagagtattcagcACTTGGGAGATTCAGCTTTTTGACTTtccaaacttagtatggtgaataaggtttatttggtacagattaaagaagaagagtagaagaagaaatcagctaagtgaaacaaagaaaattgtggagagaagaatagaaatcggcaagaagaaaagaaagaaaaataaaagggttttcgactttttggatcatgaaaagaaaagggttatCGACTTTTGGGGAAAGGGGTTTCTGacaacaaggtgaagaagaatttcggcagtagcctggcaaccctgtattcggcccctatttataacccttacactatgtttggttgggtgtattggattagccaatacacccctaatccgtgGGCCCCACTTAAGCCCCTCTTAAGCAggtgtttggttcaatgtattgccTAATACACCCCTAATACGttacgcccctaatccccaaAATTCTCTGTTTTCTAATCCCTGGCTTCTCCTCAGTTTACATCCGTTTTATTTTTCACGCCCTAATTTGCCCTCTGTTTCCTGGGTCTGTCTCTCTTTATCTCTTTCATTGCTTGCTTCGCCTTCTGCCAGTAGCCCCAATTTCTTGTCGAGCATGCCATAGAGAAAGGCAAGAAGAGGCTTTTAGCTTTTTCAGTCCACtcgaaaaaccctaaacccatctGAGTTTCCCACCTCGCCGTGCGATCCATTTTCCCGCTCGTCGAGTTTCCCACTCGCCGTTAGCCGGCGATCCATTTTCCCGCCCCTCCACCAAATCAGGTACTTGAAGTTAGGAAATTAATGGCTTATATCCAGTATGGAAGACATGCCCTTCGGCAAATTATCAAAGAAACGAATGTCCAGCAAAGCCATGATCGTTTGATGCAACCTCTGTTCTATGCTTGTCAAGAAATTAGATACAGAAAGTTGGATGTGATTCTTACGACGGTGAGTCATTTCGATCCaataatctttttcttttctcaatttttttttgtttcagatTGCAAAATATCATTCACGTTTGCTTTTGCTTCCATTTTTTAGAGCATTGAGAAACTTGGCAAAGCTGGTGAGACTGTCAAAGTCGCTCCTGGTTATTTTCGCAATCATCTGATgccgaaattgcttgctgttcCTAATATTGATAAGTTCGCTTATCTCATTAAGGAGCAGCGTAAGGTCGCTTTCTTCTCTCTTTTAGTTTGTGTTTGATGCTTGAAACATGTGTTCTTACAATGCTGTTTGTTTATAAAAAGAAGTTTTTCAGTTGATATTAATCATAATCGTATTGTTAATTTACAAACAAATATGCATCAATTTGTTTTCCCTTAAACACACACATCTGTATGCATTACCTAAGTGTCTCATAAACCTTTTGTCATGACACGTTCAAGGAAAAACAAGCTTGACATAAAGGTAGAACGTTTTCAGTTTGTTGCTCGGATTATGGGGTAAGCTATGTTGGCTGGACTTGGGAGTGGATTTGGATATGTGAATGTGACCGATATGAGTATATGTTGCTTTTAAGGTTTTTTTCTTGTATTTGGAGGAGTATATCTCTATACTATGTCTGTATATGTATCAGACAAAAATATATTACGGAAATGAATAGTCCATCTAACATAGGGGGTGAGTGCTAGATACAATTAAGTGTTCGACACAAGTATACTtgttttttctaagtttttctgtATATTTAGAAGATCATACACATATTTATATCCGAATGTGTCTGACACAGGTTTTTTAGGAAAATGAAGAGTCTGAGTAACAGTGTTTTCATATTGCTGTTGGTTTTTGGTTAGATTTTGCTTGTTATGATATAAGTAATGCCTTTTCTTAGACATGTATTATCTGCTATTTCAGCCTTAAGgaggaaacatgtctccaactgCAAGTATATTAAATCTTGCGTTCTCTCTCACTCTCTCACTCTTATTGAGGATTCATATGTTGCGTATGGATATTAGTTATTGATGAAGTAAAAATCCATTCCTTATTTCAGATGCACATTCTGCTTATGTAGTTTTGTCAAATTAAGTTACTGTTTTGAAAGTCTTTATTTGGTGGAGTCACTTCTGATATGTGGGATATTGTGCTTTTCATTTTCAGTTAAATGATAACTTACCAGTGGTATACTTCCTCATCAGATTTATCAACCGAAGGAAGAAGAGGTTCAAGTAGTTACAAAGAATGTGGAAGATAAGAGCAAAGTATATGAAAAGGCTGCATATCGTCTACTTAATGGCCGGCTGGTTAGTTCCCATCTATGAAGCCCTTAATTTCGTAAATGTTTTTTTTCTGGTTTAAATGTCTGATACTTTATCTGCCTTCCTCCCAACACATGGAAATACACAAAAAACAGCCTCTCAACAATGTTTGTATGTGGGTGTTTTTAAAGGGTTTGGGGAAACAAGGTCAAGGTGTGTGGGACTGAAACATTGGACCTGCCTCTTCTATGGTTAGGCTAACAATAGTGGAACTAGGCATATGTGGGATAACAATGgtgtcaaattttaaattaagactTGTTTAAATTCTTTTTTGGTACAAGCAAAGCTTACATTACATTCTAAGTGGGAGGAGGATGGGGTTTCACAAGGTTCAAACCCTAGATAGCATGCCAACACTTGAACCCACATACAACAAGTTGCCACTAGACTAGTCATAATTGATTCAACTTGTTAGTGGTGAATCTTTTTCAAAAGTTTGTTGAAGCTTGAAAACAATAATTGTATTTATGTCAGGCTCTTTGTGGTACGAGTGTGTAACTTGTATTGCATTTTATAGGTATTGAGGAGATCTATCAATGTTGAAAAGTTTCGTGCCCAATCGACCAAAGATGACCCAATTGAATTGCGCTCACCTGTGACAAAAGATGAAATTGTTGCTGAGGTATGGCCATGATATTTATTGATAGTAATAGTTTCTCTCACGTCACTACAATAGACAATCTCCTTGTGTTATATGCTATGTTATTCGGACTCTTATTTTTCTGAAGTATTTATGTTCGACGCGTATTTAGATATGTACATGGTTATATCCTCCAAATATGTGAGTAAACTTGGAGCAAATTGAATAAACCCATGTCAAACACTCGCTTCAAGTCCAAGTGACATAGCTTAATCATAAAACGTTTAAGATGTGGACTTGAAATGTTATGATTTTGTTATTTCCATTTACGCACTCGATTAATCTCCTCCTTTTATTCCATTTCAGGTTGGAAGGCAGCTTTGCGTTCAAATTGATCCTGAAAATCTGCACCTTCCAACACCTTTGGAAACATTTGGACTGTTTGATGTGCAATTGCGGATGCCAAAATCCATACCGCTCCCAGAAGGAAGGTATAATTGGACGCTTAAAGTTAAAATCCAAGGTAAATAAACGGACAAGAGGAAATAGGAGGTTGACTGAAAAGAGCTTTCAAGCTTGAGGAACCGTCTTCTTTTCGAATTAGCTTGAGAATGGAatgactaaaaaataaatttcatatagatagtaatgtgtatgtatatatagatattaatgtaagagcaaaaaacaaaacacaaacaataaaagaggaaaaaaaaagtgaaatcaCAAAATGATTGCAAAACATTGCCATTTTAAGCTTTGTTTTAGTGGCGTTTTGACTAAAACGCCGCAGAAGAAtagcctttagtggcgtttttacaaaaaaaaatgccacaaatatgtTTTAAGAGTCTTTAAAATGCTGCTGTTTTTATCTACTTTTTAGTGGCGTTATTACTAAAACGCTGCAAAAGGACATCCATTAGTGGAGTTTTCACAAAAAATGCCGCGAATATGTTTGCAAAATACTGCCGTTTTTGTCTGTCAATTAGTGGCATTTTtattaaaacgccgcaaatatcgATTATGAGTAGCCAAAACATTGTCGTTTTATCTGCGTTGGTGGCGCTTGTGATAAACCCACAAGGCTCAATTCAACTAACTTAAACAACGTAGTTTGTTTAACCCCGAATTTCCATAATTTTCCCCCAAATCAGATTACCCCGACTTCATTCCCCCAATTTTCCAATTTCTTTTCTCCCATTTTCCCCCAAAATCAAATTACCCCGATTTCATGTAGCTTTAGTTTCCCAATTTCCCAATTTGTTTTCTCCCATTTCCCCCAACGGCGTCTTCCCCAAATTATTTTCCATAATTTCCCAATCCCCAACTGATCAAAATCCCCAATTTTTGAAATTCGTTTTCTCTCCGTCGCATCCTCTTCTCTCTGTCACACCCTCTTCTCTCCACTGCTGTCGCTGGAATTTCGAGTGCTATAGGTATTTATGACTGACTTCCCCTTTCCtattttattttgtatgttttgggtttgggtttatGTGCGTTTTGTGCGTTTTGGGTTTATGTGCGTTTTGTGCATTttgaatttgtttcaattttctgCAATTCGAGTGTTGAAAAGTTTGTTACCCAAATATTCTTCCACTCATTTCTCCGAAAACTTTGTTACTACTTATATGGACCCTTATTTAGTTTCAGTCTCTTTGAAAATGGATAATGCATG from Gossypium hirsutum isolate 1008001.06 chromosome A04, Gossypium_hirsutum_v2.1, whole genome shotgun sequence includes:
- the LOC107948419 gene encoding 50S ribosomal protein L9 — protein: MAYIQYGRHALRQIIKETNVQQSHDRLMQPLFYACQEIRYRKLDVILTTSIEKLGKAGETVKVAPGYFRNHLMPKLLAVPNIDKFAYLIKEQRKIYQPKEEEVQVVTKNVEDKSKVYEKAAYRLLNGRLVLRRSINVEKFRAQSTKDDPIELRSPVTKDEIVAEVGRQLCVQIDPENLHLPTPLETFGLFDVQLRMPKSIPLPEGRYNWTLKVKIQGK